A region of Thermoplasmataceae archaeon DNA encodes the following proteins:
- a CDS encoding CARDB domain-containing protein yields the protein MKKIQVLAVFVAIAMIGSAFLAMGSAGATSPQTGSLSFRILFVGGGNSAPANSSTVVMLETPDGHVLSTQYGPTVTFSSLYYGNYSVVVPAQYLPGFYGAPVVLNQSYYPVALDSSTNGKAFTDTLYVSPTYKVNVSVSNIASGSASISFRSVQGFAFKSVSVTETNNYTFVYLPSQYYAVLGYNGATYAFQEFNVGPSVKLDLRSGSPVSGFVSTTNGATLSPVDVTVINGAYHNYTVSTFPGSTFSVYEPSWSGYTLLVSSPGYNVSSYSGSMLTSGKVLDVILQPSNSTVTYNYNLSHNLQYLNLTVKYSITNDTTIPQFANASVGSLYWQLLLDKASSSNIDRYVNSTIVNYTANTFLVNGVYYYISSPLTLSKAVQTFNAGSPPTNGFTAELTAQYKNISSIKTSIYNGAFNINVYAIGSQYQYGKLGYQYNITYNNTGIALNSSSSSNVRLSNSPIIIPAQSSSGLVTLTLQPVKNATVTNSLIQFQIAGKIVNNILNSSQGNTVFASPINSPVTMNVSNAFYNPVTGRDDYQNAIFNWAVVNATGKTTNTSSNIITKFANGNNTIYLNWTSGSGAHGSTMFYVYGSSGKPTVVYNITSQGKTIENNTASSSPVKIFVNQTQTTDYSSYYSHLNLTAGGRTYQVPLSFNWSFPTSVSLSANTSYVFQKPNLTQGYQYIYLNVSSVSGNASIVFVVTVNDTTPPVPVVTIKNPKGQVVNSPIAGQNITLSAASSYDPYYNSTYFSNHPSQSLNYTWKIESASGTVLSPSSTTYTSLYGNSHSMTWNVQFNNVSSVRIVLSVKNPSQISGVSNQTYSMVIDSPYITVNNIYQLSGLQQGISHTIYVNFTNTGTVTANNVTIVVTVGGSQVASKTFTYLNLTPGSSANESLSWTPSSSGSFQIVAAGHANGEPSFMTSLGEMTVSASIATSPYTTPLIIVGVIAVIVVVGFVYYRISSRGSRTTAIKKREDQKKPPQPPEKKK from the coding sequence GTGAAAAAGATTCAGGTACTAGCTGTATTCGTAGCAATTGCAATGATTGGAAGTGCTTTCCTGGCCATGGGTTCGGCCGGTGCAACCAGTCCACAGACAGGTTCTCTCAGTTTCAGGATATTGTTTGTCGGCGGTGGAAACTCCGCGCCCGCGAACTCAAGCACTGTTGTAATGCTTGAGACCCCAGATGGGCACGTGCTATCAACACAGTATGGACCAACAGTAACGTTCAGCTCCCTGTATTATGGGAATTATTCGGTGGTGGTTCCGGCACAGTACCTCCCAGGTTTCTATGGAGCTCCGGTAGTGTTAAACCAATCTTACTACCCAGTTGCGCTTGATTCCAGCACCAACGGAAAAGCATTTACAGACACCCTATATGTTTCTCCAACGTATAAGGTGAATGTCTCCGTGAGCAATATTGCCTCCGGGAGCGCTTCCATTTCGTTCAGGAGTGTTCAGGGGTTCGCTTTCAAGAGCGTCTCCGTTACCGAGACAAATAATTACACTTTTGTCTATCTTCCGTCGCAATATTATGCCGTGTTAGGCTATAATGGAGCTACGTACGCGTTTCAGGAATTCAATGTTGGCCCCAGTGTCAAGCTCGATCTTCGATCGGGATCTCCGGTTTCCGGTTTTGTTTCCACCACAAATGGTGCAACTCTTTCACCGGTTGATGTAACTGTAATTAACGGGGCATACCACAATTACACCGTGTCCACATTCCCAGGAAGTACCTTCTCCGTTTACGAACCAAGCTGGTCTGGATATACACTGCTGGTAAGTTCACCTGGCTACAATGTCAGCAGCTATAGCGGATCAATGCTTACTTCAGGTAAAGTCCTCGATGTCATACTCCAACCTTCCAACAGCACCGTAACTTACAATTACAACCTGAGCCACAACCTGCAGTATCTTAACCTTACTGTAAAATACAGCATAACAAATGATACTACGATTCCCCAGTTTGCAAACGCCAGTGTCGGTTCTCTGTACTGGCAGCTTCTGCTTGATAAGGCCAGCTCAAGCAACATTGACAGATACGTTAACTCCACAATTGTCAATTATACTGCAAACACCTTCCTTGTGAATGGGGTATATTATTACATTTCGTCTCCACTAACCTTGTCTAAAGCTGTCCAGACCTTTAACGCGGGAAGCCCCCCGACCAATGGTTTCACAGCTGAGCTAACGGCACAGTACAAAAACATTAGCTCGATAAAGACCTCGATTTATAACGGCGCATTCAACATCAATGTTTACGCCATCGGTTCCCAGTATCAATATGGAAAGCTAGGTTACCAGTATAACATCACATATAACAATACGGGCATCGCCCTCAATTCATCTTCCTCCAGCAATGTCAGGCTCTCCAATAGCCCAATTATCATTCCGGCGCAGTCCTCCAGTGGCTTAGTCACCCTGACTCTGCAGCCCGTAAAAAATGCAACGGTTACAAACTCCCTGATACAGTTTCAGATAGCTGGAAAAATTGTAAACAATATATTGAACTCATCACAAGGCAATACTGTATTTGCTTCCCCTATCAATTCCCCTGTGACCATGAACGTTTCCAACGCTTTCTATAACCCAGTCACCGGGCGCGATGATTACCAGAATGCAATTTTCAATTGGGCGGTTGTTAATGCCACAGGCAAAACAACCAATACAAGTTCCAACATAATAACTAAATTTGCCAATGGAAATAACACCATCTACCTTAACTGGACAAGTGGCTCTGGGGCACATGGAAGCACGATGTTCTATGTCTACGGATCCTCTGGCAAACCCACTGTGGTTTACAATATAACCTCACAGGGAAAGACCATTGAAAATAATACGGCATCATCGTCGCCAGTCAAAATATTTGTGAACCAGACACAGACCACAGACTACTCTTCCTATTACTCACATCTCAATTTAACCGCGGGAGGCAGAACATATCAGGTCCCACTCAGCTTCAACTGGTCATTCCCGACGTCTGTAAGCCTTTCTGCCAATACAAGCTATGTGTTCCAGAAGCCCAACCTCACTCAGGGATACCAGTACATTTACCTTAACGTATCCTCTGTTTCTGGGAATGCTTCCATAGTGTTCGTAGTGACAGTTAACGATACGACTCCACCGGTACCTGTTGTAACAATAAAAAACCCTAAGGGGCAGGTTGTGAACAGCCCAATAGCAGGACAGAATATCACTCTTTCTGCGGCGTCTTCCTATGATCCATACTACAATTCCACATACTTCTCCAACCATCCCAGCCAGAGCCTCAACTATACGTGGAAAATAGAGAGTGCCAGTGGCACTGTACTTTCCCCGTCATCCACAACTTATACAAGCCTTTATGGCAACAGCCATTCAATGACCTGGAACGTTCAGTTTAACAACGTCAGCAGTGTTCGCATAGTCCTGTCAGTCAAGAATCCGTCACAGATATCCGGAGTGTCAAATCAGACCTACTCAATGGTTATCGACTCCCCGTACATCACGGTAAACAACATATATCAATTATCCGGCCTTCAGCAGGGCATCTCACACACCATATACGTGAACTTCACGAACACAGGTACAGTGACGGCTAATAACGTCACCATTGTAGTAACCGTGGGTGGATCTCAGGTGGCAAGCAAAACGTTCACATACCTGAACCTGACCCCAGGATCTTCCGCCAATGAAAGTCTGTCCTGGACTCCGAGTTCCTCTGGTTCATTCCAGATTGTTGCGGCTGGCCATGCAAACGGAGAGCCCAGCTTCATGACCTCCCTCGGAGAGATGACAGTGTCCGCATCCATAGCCACTTCTCCATACACTACGCCGCTTATAATAGTCGGAGTTATTGCTGTCATCGTAGTAGTAGGGTTCGTGTATTACAGGATATCCTCAAGGGGAAGCAGAACCACGGCGATAAAGAAGAGAGAAGATCAGAAAAAGCCGCCTCAACCCCCAGAGAAGAAGAAATAA
- a CDS encoding TIGR00269 family protein has protein sequence MQCSLCGGKAVYEAKYNGTYLCRHHFSDSVERRFKHELPRQIDLSKPEIKISVAISGGKDSSVTLYLLNKFLGKRKNVSLTAFTIDEGIAGYRNSGLESARTLCSDLGISHSTVSFEEAFGRTMDEIVKIDGKITPCSHCGPMRRKLMNLQSLVNGSDYVALGINLDDYAQSILMNVVKGDYERMIRMAPHKIKKDGLVRRIVPLRRVPEKEVALYAVLNGIKFDGGWCPYYERAQRNIYRDIVTDLEERTPGSKFAISNFLDELRDHVADNRLPAEMKRCVRCGSPTTGELCAVCSQIENIDLVLPENEAEMNQKRSR, from the coding sequence ATGCAGTGTTCACTCTGCGGCGGAAAGGCTGTCTACGAAGCTAAGTATAATGGCACCTACCTTTGCCGGCACCACTTCAGTGATTCCGTAGAAAGAAGGTTCAAGCATGAGCTCCCAAGGCAGATCGACCTCAGTAAACCTGAGATAAAGATATCTGTTGCAATTTCCGGTGGGAAGGACAGCTCTGTAACCCTGTACTTGTTGAACAAATTCCTGGGTAAAAGAAAGAATGTCTCATTGACCGCCTTCACCATTGATGAGGGCATCGCGGGATACAGGAATTCAGGGCTGGAATCTGCGAGGACTCTTTGCAGTGATCTGGGGATTTCTCACAGCACGGTTTCATTTGAAGAAGCCTTTGGCAGGACCATGGACGAGATTGTCAAGATTGATGGGAAGATCACACCGTGTTCACATTGTGGTCCCATGAGGAGAAAGCTCATGAACCTTCAATCCCTTGTAAACGGCAGCGACTACGTTGCTCTTGGTATTAATCTGGATGACTATGCCCAATCTATTCTGATGAATGTCGTTAAAGGAGATTACGAAAGAATGATAAGAATGGCACCACACAAAATAAAGAAAGATGGGCTTGTAAGGCGGATTGTCCCATTGCGCCGGGTTCCAGAGAAGGAGGTGGCACTATACGCAGTCCTTAATGGAATCAAGTTTGACGGGGGATGGTGCCCGTATTATGAAAGGGCCCAGAGAAATATCTACAGGGATATAGTGACAGACCTGGAGGAAAGAACTCCTGGATCAAAGTTCGCCATCTCGAATTTCCTTGATGAGCTGAGGGATCATGTCGCGGATAACAGGTTACCAGCAGAAATGAAGAGATGTGTTAGATGCGGGTCGCCAACAACTGGAGAACTATGTGCTGTGTGCTCCCAGATCGAAAACATTGATCTGGTTTTACCTGAGAATGAAGCGGAAATGAATCAGAAAAGATCGCGATAA
- a CDS encoding RtcB family protein: MQIDLVKENEFTYKIPVQKERGMRVPGIIYSTEKMMDTMRDDPSLAQVMNVATLPGIVKASIAMPDIHLGYGFPIGGIAAFDSETGIVSPGGVGYDINCGVSLMKINVSYGEISLKMKEVVDAVFQAVPSGMGSNSRIRIGKSEMDDILQTGLKWALEKGYATSEDIESTEENGTMEGSDPADVSSEARSRGMKQIGTLGAGNHFLEIQRVQEIFDGSVASSFGIESEGQITVMVHTGSRGLGHQVATDYLKRLNESVPGRVICQHDRQLISAEINSRIGQQYLSAMKGAANFAFVNRQIILSRVREVFAKVLGRPEDDLQMKLVYGLAHNIAKVEKHTVDGEKMILMVHRKGATRAFPAGAPGVGARFMKTGHPVLVPGDMGSASYVMVGAKKSLDASFGSSCHGAGRLLSRQKSLRNFSDTYVQGKLSAAGVIVKSASRRVLIEEAPGSYKNIDEVVSGVVGAGLAERVSRHVPVGVVKG, encoded by the coding sequence ATGCAGATCGACCTGGTCAAGGAAAACGAATTCACTTACAAGATACCTGTGCAGAAGGAAAGAGGCATGAGGGTACCCGGTATAATTTATTCAACTGAAAAAATGATGGACACAATGAGGGATGATCCCTCACTGGCGCAGGTCATGAATGTTGCTACACTTCCCGGCATCGTCAAGGCTTCAATTGCAATGCCCGACATTCATCTGGGTTACGGTTTTCCCATTGGCGGGATCGCTGCGTTCGACAGTGAGACGGGCATCGTTTCTCCTGGAGGCGTGGGATATGATATCAACTGCGGTGTCTCGCTGATGAAGATAAACGTATCATATGGAGAAATTTCTCTGAAAATGAAGGAAGTTGTTGATGCCGTGTTTCAGGCCGTGCCTTCGGGCATGGGATCAAATTCCAGGATAAGGATAGGCAAAAGCGAAATGGATGACATATTGCAAACTGGGCTGAAGTGGGCGCTGGAAAAGGGATATGCAACTTCAGAAGATATTGAATCCACCGAGGAAAACGGAACAATGGAAGGATCTGATCCTGCGGACGTTTCAAGCGAGGCAAGATCTAGAGGGATGAAACAAATTGGAACTCTAGGAGCAGGGAATCATTTCCTCGAAATTCAGAGAGTACAAGAAATCTTTGACGGAAGTGTCGCATCCTCATTCGGTATAGAGTCCGAGGGCCAGATAACTGTTATGGTGCATACAGGGTCAAGGGGCCTCGGCCATCAGGTTGCCACTGATTACCTTAAGAGACTGAACGAAAGTGTTCCTGGTCGGGTGATATGTCAACATGACAGGCAGCTCATTTCGGCAGAGATCAACTCAAGAATTGGCCAACAGTATCTCTCGGCGATGAAGGGAGCAGCGAATTTCGCTTTCGTAAACCGCCAGATCATACTTAGCAGGGTCAGGGAGGTCTTTGCGAAGGTTCTCGGAAGACCGGAGGATGATCTGCAAATGAAGCTTGTATATGGGCTCGCGCATAATATAGCAAAGGTCGAAAAACACACAGTAGACGGAGAAAAGATGATTCTCATGGTTCATCGGAAGGGTGCCACCAGAGCTTTTCCCGCTGGCGCTCCTGGCGTTGGCGCCAGATTCATGAAAACCGGTCACCCCGTTCTTGTACCGGGGGACATGGGAAGCGCCTCGTACGTGATGGTTGGAGCAAAGAAATCACTCGACGCAAGCTTCGGATCATCCTGCCATGGCGCAGGTAGGCTATTGAGCAGACAGAAATCCCTGAGGAATTTCAGCGATACATATGTGCAGGGAAAACTGTCCGCGGCCGGCGTCATCGTTAAGTCAGCCTCCAGGAGGGTACTCATTGAGGAAGCCCCGGGAAGCTACAAGAACATAGATGAGGTAGTATCGGGTGTTGTCGGAGCTGGCCTCGCAGAAAGAGTGTCGAGGCATGTTCCGGTCGGTGTGGTGAAGGGATGA
- a CDS encoding GNAT family N-acetyltransferase: MLRKKSIDPQEYAIREARISDAKGIIECMQSVMDEHTFLVSEYYLLTERGEQDRLRNIEDLTLVLEYGPEIVGVLTLQRGMFKKNHHTASLGIAIKKNHRSMGHGTRLIKSAVEWAKSKGIEKIWLEVFSTNTRAIEVYKKIGFIVEGNKEKQFIIDGNYVDDVLMSYWIG; encoded by the coding sequence ATGCTTAGGAAGAAATCAATCGATCCACAGGAATATGCAATAAGAGAAGCAAGGATATCGGATGCAAAGGGGATAATTGAATGCATGCAGTCTGTAATGGATGAGCACACATTCTTGGTCAGTGAATATTATCTGCTCACTGAAAGGGGCGAGCAGGACAGGCTCAGGAACATTGAGGACCTTACGCTGGTTCTTGAGTATGGACCAGAGATCGTGGGCGTCCTGACTCTCCAAAGAGGCATGTTCAAGAAAAACCACCATACGGCCTCCCTGGGAATAGCCATAAAGAAAAACCACAGGTCAATGGGGCACGGTACAAGATTGATAAAAAGTGCAGTAGAATGGGCAAAGTCTAAGGGGATAGAGAAAATTTGGCTTGAGGTGTTCTCAACTAATACAAGGGCAATAGAGGTCTATAAAAAAATAGGCTTCATCGTCGAAGGAAACAAGGAGAAGCAGTTCATAATAGACGGGAATTATGTCGATGATGTCCTTATGAGCTACTGGATTGGTTAA
- a CDS encoding DUF2203 family protein, with protein sequence MAAEIFYDLTGARKTMKWLRGQITEIRKLLRMGEEAMSSYDLDSADTYTRNMQDILDRIKRKKIIVRDQAFTLVDFPALINDMPAYLCWKEGEDDVTYWHYADEGFAGRKKITGEEKILSYL encoded by the coding sequence ATGGCTGCCGAAATCTTTTACGATCTTACAGGTGCCAGAAAAACTATGAAATGGCTTAGAGGCCAGATAACCGAGATCAGGAAGCTTCTACGCATGGGAGAGGAGGCCATGTCCTCTTATGATCTTGACTCAGCAGACACCTACACGCGGAATATGCAGGACATACTAGACCGGATCAAACGGAAGAAGATTATCGTAAGAGACCAGGCGTTCACCCTAGTTGATTTTCCAGCGCTGATCAATGATATGCCAGCCTACCTTTGCTGGAAAGAGGGAGAGGATGATGTGACATACTGGCACTATGCGGATGAGGGTTTTGCGGGAAGAAAAAAAATAACTGGCGAAGAGAAGATCCTCAGCTATCTCTGA
- a CDS encoding amidohydrolase family protein, which yields MTVRNAKTISGNIFWEGEFRNGTIIADGGRLVFEEGESAEHNTILPAPVNAHTHIGDSFITREPTGTLASIVGPGGFKENELGRASSGTIAAGMRRTIDYLKRICSPVIIDFRESGASGVMAMRSALTDSVMPIILSRGSSSEELISSIRISDGIGISSEKDLDHSLINQASKIAKDNGKIFAIHVSEVERENMDYVISLQPDFVVHGINASIEDLESLADRKIPLAITPRSNYFYGMRPDYSLMTDSGIEMMLGTDNAMITAPDIYAEMDFLYRIQKSVNRISPDDIINMVFMNPYKRLERYLSEQSRLFLQFPHVRISSYEIVTRASQFEKKLVRISDVTHS from the coding sequence ATGACTGTCAGGAATGCTAAAACTATCTCTGGAAACATATTCTGGGAAGGGGAATTCCGGAATGGAACGATTATAGCTGACGGGGGCAGGCTGGTATTTGAGGAGGGAGAATCTGCCGAACATAACACCATTCTTCCTGCCCCAGTGAATGCACACACCCACATTGGAGATTCATTTATAACTCGCGAACCGACAGGAACACTTGCTTCCATAGTCGGACCCGGTGGGTTCAAGGAAAACGAACTTGGAAGAGCCAGTTCTGGTACAATTGCTGCAGGTATGCGCCGTACCATTGACTACCTGAAAAGGATCTGTTCCCCGGTGATCATAGATTTCAGGGAATCGGGGGCAAGCGGTGTGATGGCAATGAGAAGCGCACTCACAGATTCCGTAATGCCAATAATCCTTTCCAGAGGTTCAAGCAGTGAAGAGTTGATCTCTTCAATCAGGATTTCAGATGGTATTGGCATAAGTTCCGAGAAGGATCTTGACCATTCCCTCATAAACCAAGCCTCAAAAATTGCCAAGGACAACGGCAAAATATTTGCCATCCATGTGAGCGAAGTCGAGAGGGAAAACATGGACTATGTCATATCCTTACAACCAGATTTTGTTGTTCATGGCATCAATGCATCAATAGAAGATCTTGAAAGTCTGGCCGATAGGAAAATTCCCTTGGCCATAACACCTCGGTCCAATTATTTTTATGGAATGCGCCCAGATTATTCACTTATGACAGACAGCGGCATTGAAATGATGCTTGGAACAGATAATGCCATGATAACTGCACCTGATATCTACGCTGAGATGGATTTTCTCTATCGGATCCAGAAAAGCGTCAACAGAATCTCTCCTGATGACATAATTAATATGGTATTCATGAACCCATACAAGCGCCTTGAAAGGTATCTGTCTGAGCAGTCGCGGTTATTCCTGCAGTTCCCCCATGTAAGAATATCAAGTTATGAAATAGTTACGAGAGCAAGCCAGTTTGAGAAGAAATTAGTCAGGATATCGGACGTTACTCACTCATAA
- a CDS encoding transcriptional regulator, which translates to MVEEGQSIFREIRRDIQNLRRHISIIENLLKEQPQGIIKISQETGIPRHKIRYSLRMLEHDNIILASKEGAIISPEFVGNKERVLAESEEVVGEINNLHQTLKNMLSKK; encoded by the coding sequence ATGGTCGAGGAAGGCCAGTCAATTTTCAGGGAAATCAGAAGAGACATACAAAACCTGCGAAGACACATATCAATTATCGAGAATCTTCTTAAGGAACAACCTCAGGGCATCATAAAGATCTCACAGGAAACGGGCATACCAAGACATAAGATCCGGTACAGCCTCAGAATGCTTGAGCATGACAACATAATTCTCGCATCTAAGGAAGGAGCCATAATATCTCCTGAATTCGTGGGAAACAAAGAACGCGTTTTAGCCGAATCTGAAGAAGTTGTGGGGGAGATAAACAACCTGCACCAGACTCTGAAGAACATGCTGTCTAAAAAATAG
- a CDS encoding sulfite exporter TauE/SafE family protein, with protein sequence MYPLTDLQIIYSIISGFLVGFTLGLIGGGGSILAIPLLIYFVGFDHPHMAIGTTALAVGINAYLNLIPHTLKKNVNYSIGTIFTIPGIVGVLIGSELGLLTPGTYILFFFGFLMIAISVYMLNRKGVEMSTAQRLDSISYPKLVFVGLLVGFASGYFGIGGGFLIVPGLLFGGGLNIIQAVGTSLMSVGTFGIVTAIRYSIGGELDLLISGFFIAGGVVGGWMGARFASRVPKRRLTQMFAVIVLIVAIYIIYQNYTVVLHF encoded by the coding sequence ATGTATCCGCTGACTGATTTGCAGATTATATACTCAATAATTTCTGGTTTCTTGGTTGGTTTCACTCTGGGTTTAATAGGCGGTGGTGGATCAATACTTGCAATTCCACTTCTAATATATTTTGTCGGTTTTGATCACCCTCATATGGCGATCGGTACCACTGCACTCGCTGTTGGAATCAATGCCTATCTGAATTTGATTCCCCATACTCTTAAGAAGAATGTGAACTACAGCATCGGCACCATTTTTACCATACCCGGAATAGTAGGCGTTCTCATAGGGTCTGAACTAGGGCTTTTAACTCCTGGAACTTATATTCTTTTCTTCTTTGGTTTCTTGATGATAGCTATCTCAGTATACATGCTCAACAGAAAAGGCGTAGAAATGTCCACTGCACAGAGATTGGATTCCATCTCCTATCCAAAGCTCGTATTTGTGGGACTTCTGGTAGGCTTTGCGTCTGGATATTTTGGCATAGGCGGCGGGTTCCTCATCGTCCCTGGTTTGCTGTTTGGCGGCGGCCTTAACATAATTCAGGCAGTGGGAACCTCTCTGATGTCTGTTGGAACATTCGGTATAGTGACGGCTATCCGTTATTCGATCGGTGGTGAATTGGATCTTCTGATCAGCGGGTTCTTCATCGCTGGAGGGGTCGTTGGAGGTTGGATGGGTGCAAGATTCGCGAGCAGGGTTCCAAAGAGAAGATTGACCCAAATGTTTGCTGTCATCGTCCTAATAGTTGCAATCTACATAATTTACCAGAACTATACAGTAGTATTGCACTTCTGA